A single window of Zea mays cultivar B73 chromosome 10, Zm-B73-REFERENCE-NAM-5.0, whole genome shotgun sequence DNA harbors:
- the LOC103640708 gene encoding putative disease resistance RPP13-like protein 1 isoform X1, which translates to MADLALVGLRWAASPIVKELLTKASAYLSVDMVREIERLQDTVLPQFELVIQAAQKSPHRGKLESWLRRLKEAFYDAEDLLDEHEYNVLKAKAKSGKGPLLREDESSSTATTVMKPFHSAMNRARNLLPGNRRLISKMNELKAILTEAQQLRDLLGLPHGNTVECPAAAPTSVPTTTSLPTSKVFGRDRDRDRIVKFLLGKTTTAEASSTKYSGLAIVGLGGMGKSTLAQYVYNDKRIEECFDVRMWICISRKLDVHRHTREIIESAKKGECPRVDNLDTLQCKLRDILQQSKKFLLVLDDVWFEKSDSETEWDLLLAPLVSKQPGSRVLVTSRREMLPAAVCCERVVRLENMDDTEFLALFKQHAFSGAKIKDQLLRTNLENTAAELAKRLGQCPLAAKVLGSQLCRKKDIDEWEAALELGDLSDPLTSLLWSYEKLDPCLQRCFLYCSLFPKGHRYRRGELVQLWVAEGFVCSCNLSRRTLEEVGMDYFTEMVSGSFFQLVPERLYSYYTMHDILHDLAESLSREDCFRLEDDNVTKIPGTVRYLSVHVESMQKHKKIICKLLHLRTIICINPLMDGASDLFDQMLHNQRKLRVLYLSFYTSSKLPESIGELKHLRYLNLVRTLISQMPRSLCTLYHLQLLWLNCMVERLPDKLCNLSKLRHLGAYPYYFHGFVDERPNYQVPNIGKLTSLQHIYVFSVQKKQGYELRQLRDLNELGGSLRVKNLENVIGKDEALESKLFLKRRLKELALEWSSENATDILHLDILEGLRPPPQLSKLTIEGYKSDTYPGWLLERSYFKNLECFELNNCSLLEGLPPDARLLRRCSRLHIKNVPNLKELSYLPAGLTELSIHKCPLLMFITNNELGQHGLEENVMKIDNLTSKLALMWDVDSGSCIRRALSEDCSSLKQIIMTLMDDDISKHLQIIESGLEEGGEKVWMKENIIKPWLFCHEQRISFIYGRAMEMPLVLPSGLCSLSLCSCSITNEALAICLGGLTSLRNLELKYNMELTTLPTKGVFEHLAKLDRLFVSGCLCLRSLGGLRAAPSLSFINCWDCPSLELARGAELVPSNLDRYLNIRGCILSADSFINGLLDLKYLSIDSCRSSPSLSIGHMTSLQSLHLVGLSDLYLVEGLSCLRLKFLQLVDVPNLTAKCISQFRVRVSLTVSSSVLLNHMLMAEGFRVPLNLYLLDCKEPSISFEDPANLSSVKCLQFLRCETESLPGNLKSLSSLESLHIGRCPNIASLPDLPSSLQRITIWDCPVLKKNCQEPDGESWPKISHVRWKSFLQIPHWLP; encoded by the exons ATGGCGGACTTGGCGCTAGTTGGCTTAAGGTGGGCAGCATCGCCGATTGTCAAGGAGCTTCTTACTAAAGCTTCAGCTTACCTCAGTGTGGACATGGTGCGTGAGATCGAACGACTACAAGACACTGTCCTGCCACAGTTCGAGTTGGTGATTCAAGCGGCCCAGAAGAGCCCCCATAGGGGCAAGCTGGAATCCTGGCTTCGGCGTCTCAAAGAAGCCTTCTATGATGCCGAGGACCTGCTGGACGAGCATGAGTACAACGTCCTTAAGGCCAAGGCCAAGAGCGGAAAAGGTCCCCTGCTCCGAGAGGATGAAAGCTCCTCCACTGCAACCACTGTCATGAAGCCTTTTCATTCTGCTATGAACAGGGCACGCAACTTGCTCCCTGGGAACAGAAGGCTAATTAGCAAGATGAACGAGCTCAAAGCTATCCTGACAGAAGCCCAACAACTTCGAGATCTTCTTGGCTTGCCACATGGCAATACCGTCGAGTGCCCAGCTGCAGCACCTACCAGTGTTCCCACAACCACATCActtcccacttccaaggttttcgGTCGCGACAGGGATCGTGATCGCATAGTAAAATTTCTTCTCGGCAAGACAACAACTGCTGAGGCAAGCTCAACTAAGTACTCCGGTTTGGCCATTGTTGGATTGGGAG GAATGGGGAAGTCTACCTTAGCACAATATGTCTATAATGACAAGAGGATTGAAGAATGCTTTGATGTCAGGATGTGGATCTGTATCTCGCGCAAACTTGATGTGCATCGTCACACAAGGGAGATCATTGAGTCCGCAAAAAAGGGGGAGTGCCCACGTGTCGATAATCTCGATACTCTCCAGTGCAAACTACGAGACATACTACAACAGTCAAAAAAATTCCTGCTTGTCTTGGATGATGTTTGGTTTGAAAAATCTGATAGTGAGACAGAGTGGGACCTACTCCTTGCTCCATTAGTCTCTAAACAGCCGGGAAGCAGAGTTTTGGTGACTTCTCGACGTGAAATGCTTCCAGCCGCTGTTTGCTGTGAACGAGTTGTTCGTTTGGAAAACATGGATGATACTGAGTTCTTGGCTCTCTTTAAACAACATGCTTTCTCTGGAGCAAAAATCAAAGACCAGCTGTTACGCACGAATCTGGAAAATACTGCAGCGGAGCTTGCTAAAAGGCTTGGACAATGTCCTTTGGCAGCGAAAGTTCTTGGTTCTCAGCTGTGTAGGAAAAAGGATATTGATGAATGGGAAGCTGCTCTAGAGCTTGGAGATTTAAGTGATCCCTTGACATCTCTGTTGTGGAGCTACGAGAAGTTAGATCCATGTCTGCAAAGGTGCTTCTTGTATTGCAGCTTGTTTCCAAAAGGTCATAGATATAGACGTGGTGAGTTGGTTCAACTTTGGGTGGCAGAAGGATTTGTTTGTTCATGCAATTTGAGTAGGAGAACATTGGAAGAGGTTGGGATGGATTACTTCACTGAGATGGTCTCTGGATCTTTCTTCCAATTGGTTCCTGAAAGACTTTATTCATACTATACCATGCACGATATCCTTCATGATTTGGCAGAGTCACTCTCTAGGGAAGACTGCTTCAGATTGGAAGATGATAATGTTACAAAAATACCAGGCACTGTTCGATATCTATCTGTTCATGTTGAGAGTATGCAAAAGCATAAGAAAATTATCTGCAAGCTACTTCATTTACGCACCATTATCTGCATCAATCCACTAATGGATGGTGCAAGTGATCTTTTTGATCAAATGCTACACAACCAAAGAAAATTGCGTGTATTGTATTTGTCATTTTACACCAGCAGCAAGTTGCCGGAATCTATTGGTGAGCTAAAGCACCTCCGGTATTTGAACCTTGTCAGGACATTAATTTCTCAAATGCCTAGATCATTATGTACTCTCTACCACTTACAATTACTTTGGTTGAACTGCATGGTAGAGAGATTGCCTGACAAACTTTGCAATTTAAGTAAGCTGCGACATCTAGGAGCATACCCATATTACTTTCATGGTTTCGTGGATGAAAGGCCTAATTACCAAGTTCCGAACATAGGTAAGCTAACTTCACTACAGCACATTTATGTCTTTTCTGTGCAAAAGAAGCAAGGGTATGAGTTGCGACAGCTGAGGGACTTGAATGAGCTTGGTGGCAGTTTAAGAGTAAAAAATCTTGAGAATGTCATTGGAAAGGATGAAGCCTTAGAGTCGAAGCTATTTCTGAAACGTCGCCTTAAAGAGTTGGCACTTGAGTGGAGTTCCGAGAATGCAACAGATATCCTGCACTTGGATATTCTAGAAGGTCTAAGACCACCACCCCAACTGAGTAAGCTCACAATCGAAGGTTACAAATCTGACACATACCCTGGGTGGTTACTTGAGCGATCCTATTTTAAGAATTTGGAATGTTTTGAGCTTAATAATTGCAGTTTATTAGAAGGTCTGCCACCTGATGCCAGGCTGCTTCGGCGTTGCTCTAGGCTACATATAAAAAACGTTCCAAATTTGAAGGAACTATCTTATCTTCCAGCAGGCCTTACAGAGTTGTCAATTCACAAGTGTCCACTGCTTATGTTTATCACCAACAATGAGCTAGGACAACATGGCTTGGAGGAAAATGTAATGAAGATAGACAACCTGACATCAAAACTTGCATTGATGTGGGATGTGGATTCAGGTTCATGTATTAGGAGAGCGCTATCAGAGGACTGTTCATCTCTGAAGCAGATTATTATGACACTAATGGATGATGATATATCAAAGCACCTCCAAATCATTGAAAGTGGTCTAGAGGAAGGAGGAGAAAAGGTATGGATGAAAGAAAACATCATCAAACCATGGCTCTTTTGCCATGAGCAGAGGATAAGTTTCATTTATGGGAGGGCCATGGAGATGCCACTAGTTCTACCGTCAGGACTCTGTAGTCTTTCTCTTTGTTCATGCAGTATTACAAATGAAGCTTTAGCTATTTGCCTTGGTGGCCTTACTTCACTGAGGAATTTAGAATTGAAATATAATATGGAATTAACTACACTTCCAACAAAAGGAGTGTTTGAGCATTTAGCAAAGCTTGACAGGTTGTTTGTAAGTGGTTGTTTGTGTCTCAGATCACTGGGTGGCCTACGTGCTGCTCCATCTCTTTCCTTTATTAACTGTTGGGATTGTCCTTCTTTAGAGCTAGCACGTGGAGCAGAACTAGTTCCGTCGAACCTTGATAGATACCTCAACATCCGTGGCTGCATTCTTTCAGCTGATTCATTCATTAACGGCCTGCTGGACCTTAAATACCTTTCCATTGATAGCTGCAGAAGCTCCCCATCCTTGTCGATTGGCCACATGACCTCGCTTCAATCATTACATCTAGTTGGTCTCTCCGATCTTTACCTTGTTGAAGGCCTGTCTTGCCTGCGCCTTAAGTTCCTACAACTAGTAGACGTTCCAAACCTCACTGCAAAGTGCATCTCACAGTTTCGTGTCCGGGTATCGCTCACCGTTAGTAGCTCCGTATTGCTCAACCACATGCTCATGGCTGAAGGGTTTAGGGTCCCACTGAATCTTTATCTTTTAGATTGCAAGGAGCCGTCGATTTCGTTTGAAGATCCTGCAAATCTGTCATCTGTCAAGTGCCTGCAGTTTTTGCGTTGTGAAACGGAGTCCCTGCCAGGAAATCTAAAATCTCTCTCAAGTCTGGAGAGTCTTCATATAGGGCGTTGCCCCAACATAGCATCTTTACCAGATCTGCCATCCTCCCTCCAGCGCATAACTATATGGGATTGTCCCGTCTTGAAGAAGAACTGCCAAGAACCTGATGGAGAAAGCTGGCCAAAGATTTCGCACGTTCGTTGGAAGAGCTTTCTACAAATACCGCACTGGCTTCCTTAG
- the LOC103640708 gene encoding putative disease resistance protein RGA3 isoform X2, producing MADLALVGLRWAASPIVKELLTKASAYLSVDMVREIERLQDTVLPQFELVIQAAQKSPHRGKLESWLRRLKEAFYDAEDLLDEHEYNVLKAKAKSGKGPLLREDESSSTATTVMKPFHSAMNRARNLLPGNRRLISKMNELKAILTEAQQLRDLLGLPHGNTVECPAAAPTSVPTTTSLPTSKVFGRDRDRDRIVKFLLGKTTTAEASSTKYSGLAIVGLGGMGKSTLAQYVYNDKRIEECFDVRMWICISRKLDVHRHTREIIESAKKGECPRVDNLDTLQCKLRDILQESQKFLLVLDDVWFEKSHSETEWELFLAPLVSKQSGSKVLVTSQSGTLPAAICCEQEHVIHLENMDDTEFLALFKHHAFSGAEIKDQLLRTKLEDTAEEIAKRLGQCPLAAKVLGSRLCRKKDIAEWKAALKLGDLSDPFTSLLWSYEKLDPRLQRCFLYCSLLPKGHRYRPEELVHLWVAEGFVGSCNLSRRTLEEVGMDYFNDMVSVSFFQLVSQMYCDSYYVMHDILHDFAESLSREDCFRLEDDNVTEIPCTVRHLSVHVQSMQKHKQIICKLYHLRTIICIDPLMDGPSDIFDGMLRNQRKLRVLSLSFYSSSKLPESIGELKHLRYLNLVRTLVSELPTSLCTLYHLQLLWLNHMVENLPDKLCNLRKLRHLGAYVNDFAIEKPICQILNIGKLTSLQHIYVFSVQKKQGYELRQLKDLNELGGSLKVKNLENVIGKDEAVESKLYLKSRLKELAFEWSSENGMDAMDILEGLRPPPQLSKLRIKGYRSDTYPGWLLERSYFENLESFELSNCSLLEGLPPDTELLRNCSRLRINFVPNLKELSNLPAGLTDLSIDWCPLLMFITNNELGQHDLRENIIIKADDLASKLTLMWEVDSGKKVRSILSKDYSSLKQLMTLMMDDDISKHLQIIESGLEEREDKVWMKENIIKAWLFCHEQRIRFIYGRTMEMPLVLPSGLCELSLSSCSITDEALAICLGGLTSLRNLKLKYNMALTTLPSEKVFEHLTKLDRLVVIGCLCLKSLGGLRAAPSLSCFNCWDCPSLELARGAELMPLNLASNLSILGCILAADSFINGLPHLKHLSIDVCRCSPSLSIGHLTSLESLCLNGLPDLCFVEGLSSLHLKRLSLVDVANLTAKCISQFRVQESLRVSSSVLLNHMLMAEGFTAPPNLTLLDCKEPSVSFEEPANLSSVKHLHFSCCETESLPRNLKSVSSLESLSIEQCPNIASLPDLPSSLQRITILNCPVLMKNCQEPDGESWPKISHVRWKSFPPKSIWLP from the coding sequence ATGGCGGACTTGGCGCTAGTTGGCTTAAGGTGGGCAGCATCGCCGATTGTCAAGGAGCTTCTTACTAAAGCTTCAGCTTACCTCAGTGTGGACATGGTGCGTGAGATCGAACGACTACAAGACACTGTCCTGCCACAGTTCGAGTTGGTGATTCAAGCGGCCCAGAAGAGCCCCCATAGGGGCAAGCTGGAATCCTGGCTTCGGCGTCTCAAAGAAGCCTTCTATGATGCCGAGGACCTGCTGGACGAGCATGAGTACAACGTCCTTAAGGCCAAGGCCAAGAGCGGAAAAGGTCCCCTGCTCCGAGAGGATGAAAGCTCCTCCACTGCAACCACTGTCATGAAGCCTTTTCATTCTGCTATGAACAGGGCACGCAACTTGCTCCCTGGGAACAGAAGGCTAATTAGCAAGATGAACGAGCTCAAAGCTATCCTGACAGAAGCCCAACAACTTCGAGATCTTCTTGGCTTGCCACATGGCAATACCGTCGAGTGCCCAGCTGCAGCACCTACCAGTGTTCCCACAACCACATCActtcccacttccaaggttttcgGTCGCGACAGGGATCGTGATCGCATAGTAAAATTTCTTCTCGGCAAGACAACAACTGCTGAGGCAAGCTCAACTAAGTACTCCGGTTTGGCCATTGTTGGATTGGGAGGAATGGGGAAGTCTACCTTAGCACAATATGTCTATAATGACAAGAGGATTGAAGAATGCTTTGATGTCAGGATGTGGATCTGTATCTCGCGCAAACTTGATGTGCATCGTCACACAAGGGAGATTATAGAGTCTGCAAAAAAGGGAGAGTGCCCACGTGTTGATAATCTCGATACTCTCCAGTGCAAATTACGTGATATACTACAAGAGTCACAGAAATTCCTGCTTGTCTTGGATGATGTTTGGTTTGAAAAATCTCAtagtgagacagagtgggagttatTCCTTGCTCCATTAGTCTCTAAACAGTCAGGGAGCAAAGTTTTGGTTACTTCTCAAAGTGGAACACTTCCGGCCGCTATTTGTTGTGAACAAGAACATGTCATTCATTTGGAAAACATGGATGAtactgagtttttggctcttTTTAAACACCATGCTTTCTCTGGAGCAGAAATCAAAGACCAACTGTTACGCACGAAGCTGGAAGACACTGCAGAGGAGATTGCTAAAAGGCTTGGACAATGTCCTTTGGCAGCAAAAGTTCTGGGTTCTCGATTGTGCAGGAAAAAGGATATTGCTGAATGGAAAGCTGCTCTAAAGCTTGGAGATTTAAGTGATCCCTTCACATCTCTGTTGTGGAGTTACGAGAAGTTAGATCCACGTCTGCAGAGGTGCTTCTTGTATTGCAGCTTGTTGCCAAAAGGTCACAGATATAGACCTGAAGAGTTGGTTCACCTTTGGGTGGCAGAAGGATTTGTTGGTTCATGCAATTTGAGTAGGAGAACGTTAGAAGAGGTTGGGATGGATTACTTCAATGATATGGTCTCTGTATCTTTCTTCCAATTGGTTTCTCAAATGTATTGTGATTCGTACTATGTCATGCATGATATCCTTCATGATTTTGCAGAGTCACTCTCTAGGGAAGACTGCTTTAGATTAGAAGATGATAATGTGACAGAAATACCATGCACTGTTCGACATCTATCTGTTCATGTTCAAAGTATGCAAAAGCATAAGCAAATTATCTGCAAGCTATATCATTTACGCACTATTATCTGCATCGATCCGCTAATGGATGGTCCAAGTGATATTTTTGATGGCATGCTACGGAACCAAAGAAAACTGCGTGTATTGTCTCTGTCATTTTACAGCAGCAGCAAGTTGCCAGAATCTATTGGTGAGCTGAAGCACCTCCGGTATTTGAACCTCGTCAGGACGTTAGTTTCTGAATTGCCTACATCATTATGTACTCTCTACCACTTACAATTACTTTGGTTAAACCACATGGTGGAGAATTTGCCTGACAAACTATGCAATTTAAGAAAGCTACGGCATCTAGGAGCGTACGTGAATGATTTCGCGATTGAAAAGCCTATTTGCCAAATTCTGAATATAGGTAAGTTAACGTCTCTACAACACATTTATGTCTTTTCTGTACAGAAGAAGCAAGGCTATGAGTTGCGACAGTTGAAGGACTTGAATGAGCTTGGTGGCAGTTTAAAAGTGAAAAATCTTGAGAATGTCATTGGAAAGGATGAAGCCGTAGAGTCGAAGCTATATCTGAAAAGTCGCCTTAAAGAGTTGGCATTTGAGTGGAGTTCCGAGAATGGCATGGATGCAATGGATATTCTAGAAGGTCTAAGACCGCCACCCCAACTGAGTAAGCTCAGAATCAAAGGTTACAGATCTGATACATATCCTGGGTGGTTACTAGAGCGATCCTATTTTGAGAATTTGGAAAGTTTTGAGCTTAGTAATTGCAGTTTGCTAGAAGGCCTACCACCAGATACAGAGCTCCTTCGGAATTGCTCTAGGTTGCGTATAAACTTTGTTCCAAATTTGAAGGAACTATCTAATCTTCCAGCAGGCCTTACAGATTTATCAATTGATTGGTGCCCACTGCTTATGTTTATCACCAACAATGAGCTAGGACAGCATGACTTGAGGGAAAATATAATAATCAAGGCAGACGACCTGGCATCTAAACTTACATTGATGTGGGAGGTGGATTCAGGAAAAAAAGTTAGGAGTATACTGTCGAAAGACTATTCATCTCTGAAGCAGTTGATGACATTGATGATGGATGATGATATATCAAAGCATCTTCAAATCATTGAAAGTGGTCTGGAGGAAAGAGAAGATAAAGTATGGATGAAAGAAAACATCATCAAGGCATGGCTCTTTTGCCATgagcagaggataagattcatttaTGGAAGGACCATGGAGATGCCATTGGTTCTACCGTCAGGACTCTGTGAACTTTCTCTTTCTTCATGCAGTATTACAGATGAAGCTTTAGCTATTTGCCTTGGTGGCCTCACTTCACTGAGGAATTTAAAATTGAAATATAATATGGCATTAACTACACTTCCATCAGAAAAGGTGTTTGAGCATTTGACGAAGCTTGACAGGTTGGTTGTAATAGGTTGTTTGTGTCTCAAATCACTGGGGGGCTTACGTGCTGCTCCATCTCTTTCCTGTTTTAACTGTTGGGATTGTCCTTCTTTAGAGCTAGCACGGGGAGCAGAACTAATGCCGTTGAACCTTGCTAGCAATCTCAGCATCCTTGGCTGCATTCTTGCAGCTGATTCGTTCATTAATGGCTTGCCACATCTGAAACATCTTTCCATTGATGTCTGCAGATGCTCCCCATCCTTATCGATTGGCCACCTGACCTCCCTTGAATCATTATGTCTAAATGGTCTCCCTGATCTTTGCTTTGTTGAAGGCTTGTCTTCCCTGCACCTTAAGCGCCTAAGTTTAGTAGATGTTGCAAACCTCACTGCCAAGTGCATCTCACAGTTTCGTGTCCAGGAATCGCTCAGGGTTAGTAGCTCTGTATTGCTCAACCACATGCTAATGGCTGAAGGGTTTACAGCCCCACCAAATCTTACTCTTTTAGATTGCAAGGAGCCGTCAGTTTCATTTGAAGAACCTGCAAATCTCTCATCCGTCAAGCACCTGCACTTTTCATGTTGCGAAACAGAGTCCCTGCCTAGAAATCTAAAATCTGTCTCAAGTCTGGAGAGTCTTTCTATAGAACAATGCCCCAACATAGCATCTTTACCAGATCTGCCGTCCTCCCTCCAGCGCATAACTATATTGAATTGCCCCGTCTTGATGAAGAATTGCCAAGAACCTGATGGAGAAAGCTGGCCAAAGATTTCGCACGTTCGTTGGAAGAGCTTTCCACCAAAATCGATCTGGCTTCCTTAG
- the LOC103640708 gene encoding putative disease resistance RPP13-like protein 1 isoform X3, translating to MADLALVGLRWAASPIVKELLTKASAYLSVDMVREIERLQDTVLPQFELVIQAAQKSPHRGKLESWLRRLKEAFYDAEDLLDEHEYNVLKAKAKSGKGPLLREDESSSTATTVMKPFHSAMNRARNLLPGNRRLISKMNELKAILTEAQQLRDLLGLPHGNTVECPAAAPTSVPTTTSLPTSKVFGRDRDRDRIVKFLLGKTTTAEASSTKYSGLAIVGLGGMGKSTLAQYVYNDKRIEECFDVRMWICISRKLDVHRHTREIIESAKKGECPRVDNLDTLQCKLRDILQESQKFLLVLDDVWFEKSHSETEWELFLAPLVSKQSGSKVLVTSQSGTLPAAICCEQEHVIHLENMDDTEFLALFKHHAFSGAEIKDQLLRTKLEDTAEEIAKRLGQCPLAAKVLGSRLCRKKDIAEWKAALKLGDLSDPFTSLLWSYEKLDPRLQRCFLYCSLLPKGHRYRPEELVHLWVAEGFVGSCNLSRRTLEEVGMDYFNDMVSVSFFQLVSQMYCDSYYVMHDILHDFAESLSREDCFRLEDDNVTEIPCTVRHLSVHVQSMQKHKQIICKLYHLRTIICIDPLMDGPSDIFDGMLRNQRKLRVLSLSFYSSSKLPESIGELKHLRYLNLVRTLVSELPTSLCTLYHLQLLWLNHMVENLPDKLCNLRKLRHLGARSKAMSCDS from the exons ATGGCGGACTTGGCGCTAGTTGGCTTAAGGTGGGCAGCATCGCCGATTGTCAAGGAGCTTCTTACTAAAGCTTCAGCTTACCTCAGTGTGGACATGGTGCGTGAGATCGAACGACTACAAGACACTGTCCTGCCACAGTTCGAGTTGGTGATTCAAGCGGCCCAGAAGAGCCCCCATAGGGGCAAGCTGGAATCCTGGCTTCGGCGTCTCAAAGAAGCCTTCTATGATGCCGAGGACCTGCTGGACGAGCATGAGTACAACGTCCTTAAGGCCAAGGCCAAGAGCGGAAAAGGTCCCCTGCTCCGAGAGGATGAAAGCTCCTCCACTGCAACCACTGTCATGAAGCCTTTTCATTCTGCTATGAACAGGGCACGCAACTTGCTCCCTGGGAACAGAAGGCTAATTAGCAAGATGAACGAGCTCAAAGCTATCCTGACAGAAGCCCAACAACTTCGAGATCTTCTTGGCTTGCCACATGGCAATACCGTCGAGTGCCCAGCTGCAGCACCTACCAGTGTTCCCACAACCACATCActtcccacttccaaggttttcgGTCGCGACAGGGATCGTGATCGCATAGTAAAATTTCTTCTCGGCAAGACAACAACTGCTGAGGCAAGCTCAACTAAGTACTCCGGTTTGGCCATTGTTGGATTGGGAGGAATGGGGAAGTCTACCTTAGCACAATATGTCTATAATGACAAGAGGATTGAAGAATGCTTTGATGTCAGGATGTGGATCTGTATCTCGCGCAAACTTGATGTGCATCGTCACACAAGGGAGATTATAGAGTCTGCAAAAAAGGGAGAGTGCCCACGTGTTGATAATCTCGATACTCTCCAGTGCAAATTACGTGATATACTACAAGAGTCACAGAAATTCCTGCTTGTCTTGGATGATGTTTGGTTTGAAAAATCTCAtagtgagacagagtgggagttatTCCTTGCTCCATTAGTCTCTAAACAGTCAGGGAGCAAAGTTTTGGTTACTTCTCAAAGTGGAACACTTCCGGCCGCTATTTGTTGTGAACAAGAACATGTCATTCATTTGGAAAACATGGATGAtactgagtttttggctcttTTTAAACACCATGCTTTCTCTGGAGCAGAAATCAAAGACCAACTGTTACGCACGAAGCTGGAAGACACTGCAGAGGAGATTGCTAAAAGGCTTGGACAATGTCCTTTGGCAGCAAAAGTTCTGGGTTCTCGATTGTGCAGGAAAAAGGATATTGCTGAATGGAAAGCTGCTCTAAAGCTTGGAGATTTAAGTGATCCCTTCACATCTCTGTTGTGGAGTTACGAGAAGTTAGATCCACGTCTGCAGAGGTGCTTCTTGTATTGCAGCTTGTTGCCAAAAGGTCACAGATATAGACCTGAAGAGTTGGTTCACCTTTGGGTGGCAGAAGGATTTGTTGGTTCATGCAATTTGAGTAGGAGAACGTTAGAAGAGGTTGGGATGGATTACTTCAATGATATGGTCTCTGTATCTTTCTTCCAATTGGTTTCTCAAATGTATTGTGATTCGTACTATGTCATGCATGATATCCTTCATGATTTTGCAGAGTCACTCTCTAGGGAAGACTGCTTTAGATTAGAAGATGATAATGTGACAGAAATACCATGCACTGTTCGACATCTATCTGTTCATGTTCAAAGTATGCAAAAGCATAAGCAAATTATCTGCAAGCTATATCATTTACGCACTATTATCTGCATCGATCCGCTAATGGATGGTCCAAGTGATATTTTTGATGGCATGCTACGGAACCAAAGAAAACTGCGTGTATTGTCTCTGTCATTTTACAGCAGCAGCAAGTTGCCAGAATCTATTGGTGAGCTGAAGCACCTCCGGTATTTGAACCTCGTCAGGACGTTAGTTTCTGAATTGCCTACATCATTATGTACTCTCTACCACTTACAATTACTTTGGTTAAACCACATGGTGGAGAATTTGCCTGACAAACTATGCAATTTAAGAAAGCTACGGCATCTAGGAGC AAGAAGCAAGGCTATGAGTTGCGACAGTTGA